ATTATTATAGAGCAAGTGGTGCAGGCGGGCAACATGTTAATAAAACAGAAAGTGCGGTTAGAATCACACATTTTCCAACCGGAATAGTTGTGCAATGCCAAAATGATAGAAGCCAACACAAAAACAAAGCTACTGCTTTTAAAATGCTAAAATCGCGCCTTTATGAGCTTGAACTTATGAAGCAACAAGATAGTGCAAATTCAAGTGAAAAAAGCGAGATAGGCTGGGGGCATCAAATCCGCTCTTATGTGCTTTTTCCTTATCAGCAAGTTAAGGATAATCGTAGCGGCGAAGCCTTTTCGCAGGTGGATAATATCTTAGATGGAGATATTAAAAAAATGATAGAAGGCGTTTTGATTGCCTTAAAATCAGAATAACCCAAATTTGGAATTTAACCCATTAAATTCCAAATTTTAACGAAAAAAATCCCAAGCAACTTTTACAATAGTTGCACCCACAACAAATAAAAATAATTTTTTAATGAAATTTCCTTGAGTTTTTAAAACAAGTTTTGAGCCCAAATACGCGCCAATAATTTGCCCAAAACCCATCAAAAAACCCACAAGCCAAAGCACTTCATAACGCCATAAAAAGATGATTAGAGCAACTATATTGCTTGAAAAATTTAAGATTTTGGTATTCATACTTGCATCTTTCATATTAAAACCAAGTAACATCACACAAGCAAAAATCCAAAACGAACCCGTTCCAGGTCCTAAAAATCCATCATAAAATCCCAAAGTAAAACCACAAATGATATGAAAAATTTTGATATTTTTTATCTTTGCCTTAGTAGGAAATCTCCCCAAATTTGGCTTTAAAGCTGTATAAAGAAAGGTTAAAGTTAGAAAAATCAAAATGATAAGCTTTAGGTATTCAGAATTAATAAGCAAAACACTATAAGCCCCTAAAGCTGCTCCAAGCGCAGTGAAAGTCACACCCCAAGCCAAATGCTTAATGGTAGTGGATTTATAATAGGTCATTGCCGCAGTAAAAGAGCCAAAAACGCTTTGAAGCTTATTTGTGGCGATTGACAAATGCGGCGCTATGCCACAAGCTAGTAAAGCAGGTAATGTAATAAGCCCTCCTCCGCCAACAATAGAATCAATAAATCCAGCAAAAATCGCGATAAAAAATAAGACAAAATAATAAAATGTTTCAAGCTCATTAAGTTGCGAAAGAATGGTTTGCATTTTAAACCTTTTAATTTTTGTGTATTATAAGTTTTTTATTTTAAATCTTGCTTACTTTGCCCCAAACGATAAAGTGCAAAATCGTATTTTACAGGATCATTTGGATCAAATTCTTTTAATTTTTGCGTGAGTTCTAAAACACTTTTAAAATCATAAATCTTACGCTTTAAAAGCTTAAGTTCTAATGAAACTTTATGTGTATGCGTATCAAGGGGTATGAGCAAATCCTTTTTATCAATTTTTGTAAAAAGCCCAAGATCAAGCTCATCTTTTCTAACCATCCATCTTAAATACATATTGTAGCGTTTAAGTGGCGAAGTGGGGGTGTTTTGCCAAATTTTACTAAAGAAAAAGTCATAACCATAGCTTGAATATGAATTTAAAGTCTTGATTTTTTGCATAAATGCTAGTATAGAATCTGTGATATTTTGTCTTTTTTCATAAGGCTTGGTAAAAAGTTCATTAAGCGAAATTTCGTTTTTTAATCTTGAAAAGGTAATGAAAATCTGCGTGATATCCTCTTCGTTTTGAAAGCGATATTTTAAGTTTTTTAACTCTTTTTGAATTTGATTTTGGCTTAAATTTAGCAAAGAAAAATCAAGCTTGTTTAAAAAATTCACTATATTTTTAGCATTTCCATAAGCAAATAAAGCACAAATTAAAGCAATAAATTCATCATTATGGCGTTTGGCTATTTGCAAAGGATCGGGTGCATCAAAAAGAGCTTGGATAATGTTTTTCTCATTTGCTAATCGATCGAGTTCTTTTTTTAATTGATTGAAATTTTGCATTTGTATTTAAATATAAAATTTGCCCTATCGACTCATAGAGCAAATTTCAAAGTTAAAATTAAGACTTGATTCCAAGTAAGGTTTCAAGCATTTGATCCACAGTTGAGACAATCTTAGCTGCTGCGCCATAACTTGATTGGTATTGGATTAAGGCTGCTAATTCTTCATTAGTGTTCACACCTGTTTTTGACTGGTACTCGCCATAAACAGAATTATAAAGCGTTGCATTGCTTGAATGAACTATATTGTTATTTTCACCATCACTTGCAATTTGTCCTGTGAATTTTCGGTAATACTCCTCCATAGTTAAATTGCTCACCGTACCGTCTTCATTATAAAAATTCACTTTTTCATACTGAAGTTGCACTATAGCATTTGCAACATCGTTATTTCCATCAACCCCATTAGAACTTGCTTTTAAGCTATCAGGATTATTTTCAATGTTTGAATTTACCTTAATAGAACTTGCATCATTTCCGCTAAAAAAACCTCCAATATTTAAAGCTCCAGCAAAATTTGTATCATTACTTTTTATTGCAATTCTATGTCCATTTTTTGGACTAAGCTGGAAAGTTCCGCTACCGGTTTTTGCATCATAATTATATGAAGCACTTAAAAAATCGTCAACATCATTAGTATTGTTGTTGTCACCATTATCATCAGTGTCTGCATTAATTTGCGCAAGCAAGGACTCCATCGTAGTATTTTCATTAATAGTAATACTTTTTGTGCCTACTTCCTTACCGGAAGCATCATAAACCACTATATCAAAAGTTCCTGCTTGTAAATTTTTATCATAGCTCATCAATGGAAAATCACGCGACAAACCTTTCAAAGGATCAGAAACCTTTCCTTCGGTTGCAGATGAAGCGTAAATATTATTAGTTTGCGTGATTAAAGTCTTTGCGAAAGTATCAAGCATATCTTTGTATTCTTGTATCATACCATCAGTATATTTATTTTCAGTTTGATCATAATATCTTCCACGCAAATCAAGTTGTGCGCCTAATTTTCCACCTTTTAATTTACCGGTTAAGTCAATAACCTTCTCATCACTCATCTTATAAAGTATGCTATAAGATTCTTGTTGATTGTCAAATTCAAGCTCTAAAGGATGAAAGCTATCGCCATCAACCAAAGTCATACCTTCGATGCTAAGATTATAATACTTTCCACCATCTGTAATAGTAGAATCAAGCGAACTATCTTGAGTGATTTTATTTTTAGATGCAACCCCATCAACCAGTTTAGAAAGCTGAAGTTCTAGCTCATCTCTTCTATCTCTTAATTCATTGGCTCTTTCACTTTTTAAAATTTCTTCTCCATTTAATTGCTTGTTGATTTTTGCAATTTCTGAACCAATTTTATTGATCTCATCAACAGTCATTTTAATATCATCATTCATTTTCTTTTGAATTTGATTTAAATTTGAAAAAGTGTTATTGATATTTTGTGTTAGAGTTTTTGTAGCCTCTACAAGAGCTATTTTTGTGGCAGATTCATTAGGGTTTGATGCAAAATCATTCCACGCTTTATTATAATTTTCTAAATCTTTTAAAATACCGGTAGTTTGAACATCTGGAAAGCGCTGACTGATTTCTTTTAAAACATCTCCCATATACTGTGTATATTCAAGTTGAGTGGTGGCGTTTTTTAATTTCCAATAAGCATGTTCATCATGAAGGCGCACTATAGTTTCTATGGAAGTTCCCGTTCCTACTTGTGCACCACCTGGCGTAGTAATATATCCACCTGTTGTTTGTACCACCCTTTGACGCGTATAAAAAGTGCTATTAGCATTTGAAATATTGTTTCCTGTGGTTGCAATTTGAATTTCAGCGGCATTAAGTCCTGAAACTCCTGTATATAAACTAGAAAAAATACTCATTTTCGCTCCTTCGTTTAAACATTAATTTTAAAAAGAGATTCCAATTCTGTTTTCTTATCTCCATAAGCATTATTCATTCCATTTCCATTTTCAAACATGGTGTTTAACAAACCATCAAAAAAATCTTTCACAATAAGTACAAATTTAGCATATTCTTTATTTTTACTATGTAGGGTTTGAAGATTTTGTTTTAACTCAGCCAATTTAGTCTTATCTTCATCATCTAAAAGCTCTATAAAACCTTTAGGATTGCTATTATTAAGTCTTATTAATTCATCATCAAGCTGCTTTTTTGCAAGCTGAAACTCTGCAATGAGTTTATTTTTTTCTTCTACGCTTTTAGCAACATTT
This genomic interval from Campylobacter sp. CCS1377 contains the following:
- a CDS encoding TSUP family transporter — encoded protein: MQTILSQLNELETFYYFVLFFIAIFAGFIDSIVGGGGLITLPALLACGIAPHLSIATNKLQSVFGSFTAAMTYYKSTTIKHLAWGVTFTALGAALGAYSVLLINSEYLKLIILIFLTLTFLYTALKPNLGRFPTKAKIKNIKIFHIICGFTLGFYDGFLGPGTGSFWIFACVMLLGFNMKDASMNTKILNFSSNIVALIIFLWRYEVLWLVGFLMGFGQIIGAYLGSKLVLKTQGNFIKKLFLFVVGATIVKVAWDFFR
- the flgN gene encoding flagellar export chaperone FlgN; the protein is MIKQYLDTANSILEKLIKLTESDINDIQNAKHENVAKSVEEKNKLIAEFQLAKKQLDDELIRLNNSNPKGFIELLDDEDKTKLAELKQNLQTLHSKNKEYAKFVLIVKDFFDGLLNTMFENGNGMNNAYGDKKTELESLFKINV
- a CDS encoding TIGR02757 family protein encodes the protein MQNFNQLKKELDRLANEKNIIQALFDAPDPLQIAKRHNDEFIALICALFAYGNAKNIVNFLNKLDFSLLNLSQNQIQKELKNLKYRFQNEEDITQIFITFSRLKNEISLNELFTKPYEKRQNITDSILAFMQKIKTLNSYSSYGYDFFFSKIWQNTPTSPLKRYNMYLRWMVRKDELDLGLFTKIDKKDLLIPLDTHTHKVSLELKLLKRKIYDFKSVLELTQKLKEFDPNDPVKYDFALYRLGQSKQDLK
- the flgK gene encoding flagellar hook-associated protein FlgK — its product is MSIFSSLYTGVSGLNAAEIQIATTGNNISNANSTFYTRQRVVQTTGGYITTPGGAQVGTGTSIETIVRLHDEHAYWKLKNATTQLEYTQYMGDVLKEISQRFPDVQTTGILKDLENYNKAWNDFASNPNESATKIALVEATKTLTQNINNTFSNLNQIQKKMNDDIKMTVDEINKIGSEIAKINKQLNGEEILKSERANELRDRRDELELQLSKLVDGVASKNKITQDSSLDSTITDGGKYYNLSIEGMTLVDGDSFHPLELEFDNQQESYSILYKMSDEKVIDLTGKLKGGKLGAQLDLRGRYYDQTENKYTDGMIQEYKDMLDTFAKTLITQTNNIYASSATEGKVSDPLKGLSRDFPLMSYDKNLQAGTFDIVVYDASGKEVGTKSITINENTTMESLLAQINADTDDNGDNNNTNDVDDFLSASYNYDAKTGSGTFQLSPKNGHRIAIKSNDTNFAGALNIGGFFSGNDASSIKVNSNIENNPDSLKASSNGVDGNNDVANAIVQLQYEKVNFYNEDGTVSNLTMEEYYRKFTGQIASDGENNNIVHSSNATLYNSVYGEYQSKTGVNTNEELAALIQYQSSYGAAAKIVSTVDQMLETLLGIKS